A genomic segment from Acidimicrobiales bacterium encodes:
- a CDS encoding class E sortase: MTGGTKRGRLVKRVAVAFVSTGLLLLSFVAYQLWGTALYEHHAQDQLRTELAHKLHTPTTTAPPTTTPGATSTTAPAPVDQVAPTTPDPGVGTPIGLLTIPRMGMNGVAIVEGTDEHQLQQGPGHYVGTSLPGQAGNAAIAGHRTTYGAPFYDLNNLQPGDPISIQTSQGVFDYQVVGSHVVVPSDVTVLAQSNTPELTLTTCNPRYSAATRLVVTATLTKTTVNPASLPTTTTTPASSSTTGPTPSTTAPSLAGGAEGGGLGGGLGGTSTGGEVRQAILWGALTLVGAVLGLVAWRRGRRPWSWVVLATGIPLVVGGLLLCFQHISLALPQSF; this comes from the coding sequence GTGACGGGGGGAACGAAGCGGGGCCGGCTGGTCAAACGCGTGGCCGTGGCCTTCGTGAGCACCGGCCTGCTGCTCCTGTCCTTCGTCGCCTACCAGCTGTGGGGCACGGCCCTCTACGAGCACCACGCCCAGGACCAGCTCCGCACCGAGCTGGCCCACAAGCTCCACACCCCGACGACCACCGCGCCCCCGACCACGACGCCGGGGGCCACCAGCACCACCGCACCCGCCCCGGTCGACCAGGTGGCCCCGACGACCCCCGACCCGGGCGTGGGCACCCCCATCGGGCTGCTCACGATCCCCCGGATGGGCATGAACGGCGTCGCCATCGTGGAGGGCACCGACGAGCACCAGCTCCAGCAGGGACCGGGGCACTACGTCGGCACCTCCCTGCCGGGCCAGGCCGGCAACGCCGCCATCGCCGGCCACCGCACCACCTACGGGGCCCCCTTCTACGACCTGAACAACCTCCAGCCCGGCGACCCGATCTCCATCCAGACCTCGCAGGGCGTCTTCGACTACCAGGTCGTGGGCTCCCACGTCGTGGTGCCGAGCGACGTCACCGTGCTGGCCCAGTCGAACACGCCCGAGCTCACCCTGACCACGTGCAACCCGCGCTACAGCGCGGCGACGCGCCTCGTGGTCACGGCGACCCTGACCAAGACGACCGTCAACCCGGCGAGCCTGCCGACCACCACGACCACGCCCGCCAGCTCCTCGACCACCGGCCCGACCCCGAGCACGACGGCCCCGAGCCTCGCCGGCGGCGCCGAGGGCGGCGGCCTGGGCGGCGGCCTGGGTGGCACGAGCACCGGGGGCGAGGTGCGTCAGGCGATCCTCTGGGGTGCCCTGACACTGGTGGGGGCCGTCCTCGGCCTGGTGGCCTGGCGTCGGGGCCGACGCCCGTGGTCGTGGGTGGTGCTGGCCACGGGCATTCCGCTGGTCGTGGGCGGGCTCCTGCTGTGCTTCCAGCACATCAGCCTGGCCCTGCCGCAGAGCTTCTGA
- a CDS encoding LuxR C-terminal-related transcriptional regulator, whose amino-acid sequence MSDDAPGGAANATDATGQGGTSATALAERRTWAPGSGHNIIACVDVQPATRGGVQPERSDLLWRLALRRMERCIRPDDQVCMLGGPRVAVVLGNGSDRVAPGALGKRLARALGDHLAVGATGLDLRVAIGVGAGTTDVEPTALAAAAMASLRLTRGSSPTDDHGRAAPFVAVTHVPDHQALALRSPLPAVDPEAAEAAEACRRKAARHPRRLDHRMLVPLSDELVLPPSATAAPNGWSAPGILDSRSVLSGAGLRVLFVDPEANPDHNPRPVMEAVAAIARRFGARPVVSPAIDTDAVLLDLYLAKPDVVVVVVQAEMPRYGAAHDSHCSWDRPARITRALREAGTPVIALSVGASAAALAVCVEQGAIGLLHTDLLAQELARQAARRASANGGSPNGYDEHRGPGQLPAPYDALVHLTPSERRVLFHMMEGRSAAEIATGLVVSLTTVRSHIRSILRKLNVNSQLAAVALAFGTLPDYAVAD is encoded by the coding sequence ATGAGCGACGACGCCCCGGGGGGCGCGGCCAACGCCACCGACGCCACCGGCCAAGGGGGAACGTCGGCCACGGCCCTGGCCGAGCGGCGCACCTGGGCGCCGGGCTCCGGCCACAACATCATCGCCTGTGTCGACGTGCAGCCCGCCACGAGGGGCGGCGTCCAGCCGGAGCGCAGCGACCTGCTGTGGCGACTGGCGCTGCGGCGCATGGAACGCTGCATCCGCCCCGACGACCAGGTGTGCATGCTGGGCGGCCCCCGCGTGGCCGTCGTCCTCGGCAACGGCTCGGACCGCGTGGCGCCCGGCGCCCTCGGCAAGCGCCTGGCGCGCGCCCTGGGCGACCACCTCGCCGTCGGGGCCACCGGTCTCGACCTGCGGGTGGCCATCGGCGTCGGGGCGGGAACGACCGACGTGGAGCCGACGGCGCTGGCGGCGGCCGCCATGGCGTCGCTGCGCCTGACCCGCGGGTCGTCCCCCACCGACGACCACGGCCGGGCCGCCCCGTTCGTCGCCGTCACCCACGTCCCCGACCACCAGGCCCTGGCGCTCCGCAGCCCGCTGCCGGCCGTCGACCCCGAAGCGGCCGAGGCCGCCGAGGCCTGCCGGCGCAAGGCGGCTCGCCACCCGCGGCGCCTCGACCACCGCATGCTCGTGCCCCTGTCCGACGAACTGGTCCTGCCGCCGTCGGCGACGGCCGCCCCCAACGGCTGGAGCGCGCCGGGCATCCTCGACAGCCGCTCCGTCCTGTCGGGAGCGGGCCTGCGGGTCCTGTTCGTGGACCCCGAGGCCAACCCCGACCACAACCCGCGGCCCGTCATGGAGGCCGTGGCGGCCATCGCCCGCCGGTTCGGGGCGCGGCCGGTGGTGTCCCCCGCCATCGACACCGACGCCGTCCTCCTCGACCTGTACCTGGCCAAGCCCGACGTGGTGGTGGTGGTCGTGCAGGCCGAGATGCCCCGGTACGGCGCCGCCCACGACTCGCACTGCTCCTGGGACCGTCCGGCCCGCATCACGCGCGCCCTGCGCGAGGCCGGCACGCCGGTCATCGCGCTGAGCGTCGGCGCCAGCGCGGCGGCGCTGGCCGTGTGCGTCGAGCAGGGTGCCATCGGGCTGCTGCACACCGACCTGCTCGCCCAGGAGCTCGCCCGCCAGGCCGCCCGGCGGGCGAGCGCCAACGGGGGGTCCCCCAACGGGTACGACGAGCACCGCGGGCCCGGGCAGCTGCCGGCGCCCTACGACGCGCTGGTGCACCTCACCCCGAGCGAGCGCCGCGTGCTCTTCCACATGATGGAGGGCCGCTCCGCGGCGGAGATCGCCACCGGCCTCGTGGTGTCGCTCACCACCGTCCGGTCGCACATCCGCTCGATCCTGCGCAAGCTCAACGTGAATTCGCAGCTGGCCGCGGTGGCCCTCGCCTTCGGGACCCTGCCCGACTACGCGGTGGCGGACTGA
- a CDS encoding glycosyltransferase family 2 protein translates to MKLSVLMPVYNESATLTAAVARVLDVQYPCDMELVIVDDGSTDGTDAIVDALPAAVVRHHHPANRGKGAAVRTAAGLASGDYVIVCDADLEYTPTDIPALLHPILQGEAEVVFGTRTFGSHTAYSFWYVVGNWAVTMAANVLFNAWLSDLETCFKVMPLALYRDLDLHEEGFGVEPEITAKLLKRRVRPYEVPITYRARGREEGKKLTWRDGVQALWILARIRFLGGR, encoded by the coding sequence ATGAAACTCAGCGTGCTGATGCCGGTGTACAACGAGTCGGCGACCCTCACCGCCGCCGTGGCGCGCGTGCTCGACGTGCAGTACCCGTGCGACATGGAGCTCGTCATCGTCGACGACGGCAGCACGGACGGCACCGACGCCATCGTGGACGCCCTGCCCGCGGCGGTGGTGCGCCACCACCACCCCGCCAACCGCGGCAAGGGGGCGGCCGTGCGCACCGCCGCCGGGCTGGCGTCGGGCGACTACGTGATCGTGTGCGACGCCGACCTCGAGTACACGCCCACCGACATCCCGGCCCTCCTGCACCCGATCCTGCAGGGCGAGGCGGAGGTCGTGTTCGGGACGAGGACGTTCGGCAGCCACACGGCCTACTCGTTCTGGTACGTGGTGGGGAACTGGGCCGTGACGATGGCCGCCAACGTCCTGTTCAACGCCTGGCTGAGCGACCTGGAGACGTGCTTCAAGGTCATGCCCCTGGCGCTGTACCGCGACCTCGACCTCCACGAGGAGGGTTTCGGCGTGGAGCCCGAGATCACGGCCAAGCTGCTCAAGCGCCGCGTCCGGCCCTACGAGGTACCCATCACCTACCGGGCCCGCGGCCGCGAGGAGGGCAAGAAGCTCACCTGGCGCGACGGCGTCCAGGCGTTGTGGATCCTGGCCAGGATCCGGTTCCTGGGCGGCCGGTGA
- a CDS encoding PKD domain-containing protein, which produces MTKGSPRLGGPVLASALLVSLSLLAATPGAGAGFGPAGLAAAQPVVSTSCATTTTSARHGRLLGVVAPRAVPGGAACGATALAPNAQVRTAPPTTTSGPASTRKSAAFSGSPPLLYHGGPLMGTGTTPGDVTVVPIFWDPANTMSAAYKSVITTYVANVAADDGKPTNVYSADLQYGAGYHVHAGTAITATGAITNGCSPDSGAVYSDNSGYSECVTDAQIQAELNSVLSANSLPHDLAHSYMVLLPKGVESCSDGLDNAQGGQCTISQGGGTFCAYHSNTAADAVYSDLPFPIYSSPTGFTCGSEASLGTNQSPNGELDADVVLDVFSHELNESITDPLGSAWFDRAGNEIADDCAATYGSALGGRPGALYNQTINGAHYLTQEEFSNEDYHASKKTGCIQRVDLPIAAFKVAPRAPRVGRPVRFNARTSKGSIVAYAWNFDGAATASGRIVKHAFVTRGTHFVTLTVTDATGMQKQTTAFVVVH; this is translated from the coding sequence ATGACGAAGGGGTCGCCGCGACTCGGAGGCCCGGTGCTCGCCTCGGCTCTGCTCGTGTCCCTGTCGCTCCTGGCAGCCACACCGGGCGCCGGCGCCGGCTTCGGCCCCGCCGGCCTGGCGGCGGCCCAGCCGGTGGTGTCGACCTCCTGCGCGACCACCACCACGTCGGCGCGCCACGGGCGCCTCCTGGGCGTCGTGGCGCCACGCGCCGTGCCCGGCGGTGCCGCCTGCGGCGCCACGGCACTGGCCCCGAACGCCCAGGTGCGCACCGCCCCTCCCACCACAACGTCCGGCCCCGCGTCGACGCGCAAGAGCGCCGCGTTCAGCGGCTCCCCGCCCCTGCTCTACCACGGGGGCCCGCTCATGGGCACCGGCACCACGCCGGGCGACGTCACCGTGGTGCCGATCTTCTGGGACCCCGCCAACACCATGAGTGCCGCCTACAAGAGCGTGATCACGACCTACGTGGCCAACGTCGCCGCCGACGACGGCAAGCCCACCAACGTGTACTCCGCCGACCTGCAGTACGGCGCCGGCTATCACGTCCACGCCGGGACGGCGATCACCGCCACCGGGGCCATCACCAACGGGTGCAGCCCGGACTCCGGGGCCGTCTACAGCGACAACTCCGGGTACTCCGAGTGCGTCACCGACGCCCAGATCCAGGCCGAGCTGAACAGCGTGCTCAGCGCCAACTCGCTCCCCCACGACCTGGCCCACTCCTACATGGTCCTGCTGCCCAAGGGGGTGGAGTCCTGCTCCGACGGGCTCGACAACGCCCAGGGCGGCCAGTGCACCATCAGCCAGGGCGGCGGGACGTTCTGCGCCTATCACTCCAACACCGCCGCCGACGCCGTCTACTCCGACCTCCCCTTCCCCATCTACAGCTCGCCCACCGGGTTCACGTGCGGCTCCGAGGCGTCGCTCGGCACCAACCAGTCCCCGAACGGCGAGCTCGACGCGGACGTGGTGCTCGACGTGTTCAGCCACGAGCTCAACGAGTCCATCACCGACCCCCTGGGCAGTGCCTGGTTCGACCGGGCCGGCAACGAGATCGCCGACGACTGCGCGGCGACCTACGGCTCGGCGCTCGGCGGGAGGCCCGGCGCGCTGTACAACCAGACCATCAACGGCGCCCACTACCTCACCCAGGAGGAGTTCAGCAACGAGGACTACCACGCCTCCAAGAAGACGGGCTGCATCCAACGCGTCGACCTCCCGATCGCCGCATTCAAGGTGGCCCCCCGGGCGCCGCGGGTGGGACGCCCCGTCCGGTTCAACGCCAGGACGTCCAAGGGCAGCATCGTCGCCTACGCCTGGAACTTCGACGGCGCCGCCACGGCGTCGGGCCGCATCGTGAAGCACGCCTTCGTCACGAGGGGCACCCACTTCGTGACCCTGACGGTCACCGACGCCACGGGGATGCAGAAGCAGACGACGGCCTTCGTCGTCGTCCACTGA